The sequence below is a genomic window from Ovis canadensis isolate MfBH-ARS-UI-01 breed Bighorn chromosome 1, ARS-UI_OviCan_v2, whole genome shotgun sequence.
ATGACTGGGCAGAGGGGCGCCTAGTCAAGGAGAGCTGCAAATCTCCAccgaggagaaaggaaaaaaatcaggaaagaggagaaagagatgtgAGACCAGTGTGTTGAGAATTTGGTGGGAGGGAAAGGGCAAGGCTGTTAGCCTGCCCTGAACCAGGGGATTTGAGTTGTTGAGGTGTCCCATTGAGCTGGTGAATGCAAGGCTGCCTCCAGCCTTCCTCTGGGTTGCTTTTCAGAATTGTGTGAACTGAGGGATGAGCCAGTCGAAGAGCCCAGTGATGAGATCAAGGATATCTTAGCAGTCTAAGGGATTTATTTAAGGGAATAAGAGAGCAGAGGTTGCAGGAGGCAGGCGGCAGGGGGTGGAGATTTAGAATTTTTCTCCAAAGTTTCTAGCAATTTGAAAAATGCAGAGACAACCTATAGGAAGTCCTCCTTTTCCCCTTGAAGCAGTTTGGCCCTGGGTGAGGGCTGGACCAGCAGACCCCAGACCTTCCATCCAGAAGACAGGACTGCATGAGAGCCTGGCATGTGACCCAGCTGGCAGCTCTCATTTCCACACACAATGCTTTACTTTCATCCTGTCCCTGCCAGCCTGGCTGCCTGTGCCCACCCACCACCCTCCACGTAGAGTAGACCCTGCCTGACTCCCACCTCTCCTAGTCATCTGGGAACCTCGGGAGCAGAGGTTCCTGGTGATGGAGAAAACTTGCTTTAGAGTTACTGGGACAAGAAGGAGAAACGTAAATGTTCATTTACGGCTCAGTGCCTGGGTTTGTTCATTTACAGCTCAGTGCCTGGGTTCGTACAAAGCTTCAAAGCAAAGGAATAACCGCCCTCTCCTCTCAGCAAGATGGCCCCGACTCTGAACTTCTTGCCCCTCCCCTTGTTCCAGTCCCCTTCCTCCAAACTCTCTGCCTACACCCTCACCTCAGCCCAAATGTTAGGCTGGCTTGGCACAGGCTGGAGAAGAGTGAGGGTTGGGCATTTTGCACATTTGGATCCAGGTTAATTTTAGTCTCCTGGCTTTATCTCTTTTCAATTCTCCTCCCCCTTTACTCAGCGAGCACAAGCACAGCCTGGCTGGTGATTTTAAATAGACCCCCGACCTTTCCACTGCGGTGTCCAATTTCAGGGCTTCCTTTGGGAAGTgctggaaggagggagaagaaagggaggggGGAAGTGGAGGAGCTCCCTGCCTCGGGCTGCGCTGGCTGTAACTCAAGTTACTCTGCCTTGCAGGTCAACACTGGACGTATGAGGGTGAGAGCAGAAATCCAGGCCTACCAACGCCCCTTCCTCACTGGGACCTCTTCACCTGGTGGGAAGACTTATGCCACGTGGGTGGGGAGGTTTCTGTTAGCTTTTCATCCTAGCTCCTGCCTTCCGCAACTCCCCATGCCCCAGCTTTCGCTCAGATTGATTCTTAGACCCTGTTCTAACCATCAAATCCCACACCCCCTGATTCAGCAGAAAAGCCAGTTATGTCCTCAATCACTCTCTGTGGGAGTGAGGGAGCTGGAGTGGAGAGGGAAGCGGGTGGGGGAAGGTGCCATGAGCTTAGCTGCCAGTTCTCCTCCTTGCTCATTCTATCCTGATCGATCCTACCCCCACCTGAATCTGGAACCGGCACAGAACCTGAGGTCAGGGGTGAGGGAGAGGCCAGCAGCACAGTATGTGACCCTGGCAGAGGTGCAACCAGATTCCTTTCAACTTAACCAAGTCCCTGAGTCAGTGCAAAGTCCAGCGTGAGAGCAAGGAGTCAATGATGGGAAGTCAGCAGGTCTGAATCTTAAGGCCTCTTGATAGGCGTTCCCCAGAGACCCTACCTCTCTAGAATAATTTTCCCAGTTTTCCTGCCCTTACTCAAATTCACCTCTCTGGCTCTGTGGACTTTCTGCACATCTCCTCTTCCTCTCATTAGCTCTTGTATCCTCCAACAAGAGAACCAGTAAGTAAAGGCAACTGCTTCCCATTCATCAGGAGAGCAGGGGAATCATCGCTGCCCCTGGATAGGCGATGGGAAGGAACTGCTGCAGTGAGTCCAGCAGGGACTCCCCTCTCACCCAGCCCCGCATAACTGAGGGCTTCATATGGGGTGGAGGGAAGTGCATGTCCGCCTCCACGTAGGTAAATAACTTGGTGGAGGGTTGCTGAAGGGTGGTTGGGGCTGGAGGGCAAGACAAATGTCTGTGATAACCCCACCAGGTCCACATGGTCAAGACCACTGGCCCGCCTCTTACCCTGAATGTGGAAGCAATGCCCAGTCCCCCATCAATATCCAGACAGACAGTGTGACTTTTGACCCTGACTTGCTacctctgcagccccatggatatGAACAGCCTGGCACTGAGCCTTTGAACCTGCACAATAATGGCCACACAGGTAAAATGACCTGGCCTCCAAGGAGATGTAAGCTTCAGTTCCAATCTTAGGAGTCAGAGGTGAAGAAGCATTCTCCTAACTTCTAAATTCTCAGAAGGTCTTATCTATAAATTTGGAGACAAGAGAATGAGGATGAGGCTCCTGTAGCCAAAGGTGGTCAAGGGGTTGGTGAGCATCACAGTACTGCCTTGATCTTCACTAGAGAAGCAGTGGCTGGGACTTTCagccagtggtccagtggttaagactccaagctctcactgcagggggcacgggttcaattcctagttgggggactaagatcctgcatgccaatgCCCCAGGGTGCcaccaaaaaacagaaaagcactgTCCTATGGGAAGAACAGAGGATGatacggttgaatggcatcactgactcaatggacatgcatttgagcaaactccaggagatagtgaaggacagggaagcctggaatgctgcagtccacagggtctcaaagagttggacatgagttagccactgaacaacatgggaaaaactgggtgctgtgcagagagacagaaaaggctgGCCAAGTTTCCCAAGAAGTGGTGGCAACTGCAGGGGAGGGTAGGAATGCATCCATATTACTCCACCAACCCTAACCACTTGCTCTCTTTCCCTCACAGTACAACTCTCTCTGCCCTCTACCCTGTATCTGGAAGGACTTCCCCGAAAATATGTAGCTGCCCAGCTCCACCTGCACTGGGGTCAGAAAGGAACCCCCTGGGGGTCAGAGCACCTGATCAACGGCAAAGCCACAGCTGCAGAGGTACCAGGAGCAAGGTCTGGATTAGGATGTAGTGGTAGGCACTGTTGGTGCCAGGGATCTGGAAACTGAGAACAGTCACGCTTGGGGTGAAAGGGCAAGCTTTGTGGGGCAGATTTCCTGCATccaagaggtggtggtggtggcagcggTGGCTAGGATCAAAGCCTTTGGGACTGGGTAGTGGGGAAACATCAAATGATTTAATTCCCTGTCCTCTGCCTTAGCTCCACATCGTACATTATGACTCTGAGTCCTACGAAAGCCTGAGTGAGGCTGCTCAGAGGCCTCAGGGCCTGGCTGTCTTGGGCATCCTCATTGAGGTCagtggcccccaatccctccgagggCCCCCTCCACTCCCTCTGCATCCCACAGTCCTATTCTGTCCGTCTGTTGCTGGTCATCCTCCCAAGACAAATCAGCAACCCATTTAGACCATGTATCTGACACGCAAATCACACAAATCTGACTTCTAACATGGACTCATCTTGAACATTCTCCCCCACTTCTTCCCCATCCAGGTGGGTGAGACTAAGAATCCAGCTTATGAATACATTCTGAGTCACTTGCATGAAATCAAGCATAAAGGTGAGCCCTAATAATCTATCTTAAGACAAAGTCACATTAGACTTCAGGGAAATTTCCAAGGCCTGAGAGGCCTGGGATGAGGCAGTGAGTTAGGGACCAAAGTGTTTGCTTCTAGGAACCCTGTCTAGGTAAGCAAGGGTGCAGTGAGGGAGATGAGCCCAAATCTGTCCTTGCCCAGATCAGAAGACCTCCATACCTCCCTTCAATGTGAGAGGGCTGCTCCCGCCGCTGCTGGCACAGTACTTCCGTTACAACGGCTCGCTTACCACTCCGCCCTGCTACCAGAGTGTGCTCTGGACAGTCTTCCATCGAAGGGCCCAGATTTCCACGGAACAGGTGAGCAGTGGAGAGGTGAGGCAGCAGAGTTGTAACCTCAAACCCTTCCCCACTTCCCAAAGCAAGAGCTGCTTGTCCCCGAGTCCCATGCTTCTGTTCCTCAGCTGGAAAAGCTTCGGGAGACATTGTTCTCCACGGAGGAGGAGCCCTCTGAGCCACTGGTACAGAACTACCGAGCCCCCCAGCCTCTCAATCAGCGGATGGTCTTTGCTTCTTTCATCCAAGGTGACTGTACAGGGCCTGGAAAAGGGGAAGTGAAACTGGGGAATTCAATGGCAGGAACTAGGATGCCCCTAGGAAGGAAAAGGCTAAAGGGGGAAGGGATTCTCAGGCCTTGCTTGGACTGGGACCCACCATGCCCCAATGTGCCCAGCCCTCAGGGCTGGCACAGGGCAGCTTCTAGCTGGCTGGGGATCTGGTCTCTCTGACCCAGGTTTTCTTCCCTTGCAGTGGGACCCTCGTATACCACAGGTAAGATGGTCTTTCCCAGGTAACGAGGTGTGGGGTTGAGGGTATGGTGCTCCTCAGGTTAGGGAAAGGCTCACTATCTGTCAGTCCTAGGCAGACACCCTCCATCTCTCTCCCAGGTGAAATGTTGAGTTTGGGAGTAGGAATCCTGGTTGGCTGTCTCTGCCTTCTGCTGGCTGTTTATTTCATCGCTAGAAAGATCCGGTGAGGTCCTACTCTCCAATCTTCCAGTCCTTTCTTTTGTCCTGAAAAGCATGCTCCTAGTCCACCTCTAATCTATTTCACATCGGACACTAGGCATTTCCACGAACCATTCTCCCTTCCAGGAGGAAGAGACTAAGAAACCGGAAAAGTGTGGTCTTCACTTCAGCACGAGCCACCGAGGCATAGACTCCTTCCTGGACACTTCAGATGCCTTCCACTTGCTCGGCTGTCACGGCGCTTGTCAAGTGAGGCGCTGGAACTGGCCAGAAAATACTGTAGGAGTAGGCCAACACCCCTCTTTCCTCCAGACAGTCCCTACACAGCGGTATGGACAGGCTTTCATTCAAGGAAGAACAACAGAACCTTCAGCCTCTCAGAACATGGAGATCAGGACAGCCCTACGGTGACAATGCGGAGGCTCAACTGTGTGTAGCTGTAGGGGGATGTGGCCCACAGTCCCCCGTCCCCTCATCTTTATAACCCTGTCCCTAGATAGAGCTGTAAGAGCTCCCCTTAGGAAAAAGGGTTGctgctgtttattttgttttttttttttgctcaatatatttggaaattaaagctGCTGACCCCACGTCTGGTTTTACTCCTGGAGCTCTTGAGAATGGGAGTGTTGCTTAATGCCTCAGATGGCATAGGTGGGCAAACGGAAGCATGGGTGAGTAACTCCTTTGACTCCagtcctggaggaggggagatCCACTTCTGGAAGATGCTTAACCCAGAGTTTCTGACATGAGTTCAGATTCCCTGCCCTCGCATCGAAGCTATCCTTGGAGGGAACCAGAAATTGCCAGGTTAGAAAGGAGGTTGGAAAAGAGCCATGAGAGGACAGAAACCTCATTAACACGTTATCCCCTCCTTTTAAAGCCAAGTTCCCCCACAATTATAAAGTCCTTTTTATTAGTCAAAATCACAAACACCTCGATTAAAAGGATGGGATACACCACCCTCAGCAGAAAATGATACAGTTTATAGaaaacctcccctcccccatacaCCCcaattaaaaactagaaaaaaaatctgccctCCTTCCCTGTGATGTCATGGTAGGCTGACTCCTCCAGGAGCACTGCAACTCTGGAGTGGGCCAGCTCCCCGCAGCACCCTCCACTTCACCTTGGGGAGAGGAGGGATGCTGGTGGTCAAGGAGGTTAAAACATTAGTTCCAGTAATACCAGTTCCCAAACATGcacttccttcctttcccccaaAGCCTGGGACCAAGGGGAAAGCTGGGCAGGTATAAGCCCAGTCATAAGGAGCAAGTTGAGGGAAAATACAGTCCAAGGAGGTTAGGAGAAGAATTCCAACatacctcctccctcccccaactcaaaaaaaaaaaaggcaatttggGGTCTTTATCACACCAAAAATAGTTCCCCTCAGACCTGAGAAAAAGACCAAGATGTCCAGTCTGGGGAGGGGGTACTGGGAAACTCAGAGCTCATCTACCCTTGAACCTCCATTGACTTCATCTCCATGGCAATGGCTAAACTAGGTCCCTTTTCTTGGCCACCTGCACTGTCCAGAACTGGAGATGGAGAAATACAGGGCGAGGAGATCAGGAGGGCACCCCAGGCCCAGGGGTCCCCCCCAAGGTTCCCTCAGTCCTCGGGTGGGATGCGCAGGGCAGAATACACCATCACCCGACTGTCCTCCTGCCGTCGGCCTGCAGAGGGGAAGGGGGGTGAGTCTTGGGCAGGGTGAGGGCAGAGCACTGACACATGGGGAGTCCTGGACAACAAGGGGAAGGGGGGTCCCCAGATGGTGGGGACAAGTGCAGATTCAAACCCGCCAGTCACTGACTGGCTGAACCCAGACTGCTCCTGGTAAAGCCTAGAGACTAAAGGTCACACACGAGTGGACAAAGCAAGACCCTGAAGGTGGTGGAACAGACCGACGAGGAGACAGAGAATGCTGGGCAATGGACCGGGCTGGGGCTGGGCTCAGTCATGGGCACTGGGCAGGCAGGTGGGATCTGTCAGGCGATCGGTCCAGGTAGTCAGTCCTTACACGAGAGACTGCGCTGGATACTTCGGAAGGACCCTCCAGCTGTGGTGAAGGCCCAGAGccccatggaaacagtgactgcaTAGATGGGCAGCAGGCTGGCCTCATACCAGGGGTTCAGGAATGTCTGGTGATGGGGGAAGAGTAGAAAAGAAGTTAGATTCTCCCTCTAATCCCTATATTCCCATTGTGCCTTTGACCCAAACCTCCCCAGAGATCTCCCTCAAGTCCCCCAGTCCTTCAGAGCATCAGTAAGTATCTTGTGATTTTCAGCTCCCCCAAACGTTTCTGCTATTCCTGCTCACCTCAGGCCATCTGCATTATGGTTTGATTAATCCATTCAAACTCCTCCCCAGAGAATCCCCAGAGCAGGATATGTAATTGACGCTGAGGTGAGAGACGTCTCAAGACTCACCTTTCTGCCTCCTCTCAACACAGATTTTTAAACGTTAAGAAGTGAGGATGTATTTCCCCTCCATCCCACTCACCATTAAGTTCTTTTCTCTCTAACTCAGGCCCCTGTCCCCAACTCACCAGTCCTGATGTCAGTAGGTGACTCCCAACCACCAGGCCCAAAGCCCAGTACCGTCTCCTCTCACAGGCATCAAAGAACACAACTCCCCAAAAGGTATGGAGCAGGATAATGGCTGCTGTCAGAAAGGCTGCAGGGGGGAGATGGGGATGAGATACATCCCTCGTCTTCTCCCAGCCTCCTGAGATGCTGAGCCAAAGAAGTCTCCCAGGGAGGGCCAGTAAATCAGGTCAGGGCTAAGGGATGGATGGGGCAGGACGACAAGAAAGAAAGTGGACCTTACCTGAAGTCAAGAAGTAATAGGGTGAGTCTCCATGGATCCCAACCACACCTGGCCCAAGTGCATCAGCCAAAATATTGATAACAGAGAAGACACCACTGATGATACCGAAGGAAAGACCAGAAactggggggagggagggtctCATCAATGCCAGAGATCACTATAGCCTGACTGCCAGTGATCCCTCCCCATTCCCAGGCACAATTTCCCCCCCACCTTCTCTCCCTCCAGGCAACCTAGCCTTGGAAGTCAGGtgtgaagaaaaacaagaagccACTTAGGACAAGTGGACGTTTAGAGGGTTCCCTGGGAGAGACGAGTGTCCAACTCCCTCCTCCAGTCCCTCTCCCTTGGCTCACCATAGGCCATCTGGCGGATGGAGATGGGTGATCTTCCGTCCTCACTCAGCGATGCTAACCCTTCATCTGCCTTCCTGGGgtgtggtggggtgggtgggacaGGGGAAACATGAGGGAGGGCAGGAATCTCCTTTCCCTCTAACGTCTCCCCTTAGTGCTTCCTCGTCCAAACCACCACCCAGGGCTGCCCCATTTATAGTTCAGTCCTCTGCCCTTCTCCCCTCCAGACCATCCCATCTTCTTACTTAAGCAGCTTGTAGTAGGCAAAGCGGAACACCTCCTGTAGAAGGACGGAGACTGCAGCACCAAATATCAGAAGGCCATACTGTAGCCGGGCATCTGACCGGTCGGTCACATGGACCAAGATGAACCAGACCACAGAGGCCAGGAGCAGGGAGACCAGCCAGAAAAACGCCCTGAGGAAAGACAAGGGCAATCAGACAAGCAAGGATAGAGGGCATCCTGAGAAATCACAGAGGGAAACCAATCAAGGCTGCAGCGTAAAAAGCGGAACTTAGACTTCCGGATGGCCAGGGAGACAGGGAGGAGATAGGATAGGTGTCTCCACCAAGGGAGTTTGTAGAGATCTGAATGCAGGGGAAGGCTTAGAAATCTGATTAAAGGGTCTGCAGAGCTATGAAAGCCAGAGTGTAGGAGCACGAGAGGGCGAGGTATCCATTCCTGGATACTCCCGTAGGGACGGGTGAGGTCAGCACAGCCCCTTCACTAGTCTTGGCCCTGGGCCTCCTCTGACGTCGCCGGGAGGAGTGTAGGAGGAATCTGTGCGATCCCTGCAAGGCGGAAACCAACTGCGGGAAAGGGCAAATCAATCAGATCCCTGACTCGACCCTTCCCAATCTTCACCTCCAACTTGTCTCCCCCTACTCAGGCTTCCCTTGGAGcgccccaggtggctcagtggtaaagaatccgcctgctaatgcagcagaCTCAGGAGACgcggtttccatccctgggtagggaagattccctgaagtaggATCTTcagtacggcaacccactccagtattctcgcctggaaaatctcatggacagaagagcctggcgggctacagtccatagggtcgccaaagAATCGGACAGCACTGAGCAGGAGCAAGACTCAGGTTCCCAGGCTCGCCCCAGGTCCTCAAGCGCCTCTCGGATCTCACTCTTCGGCGTCCTTCCGCGTCTCCCCAACCCCCTAACTCACCCGGCGACCAAGATGATGACGCGAAGCGGGTCTCCAGCCACAGTGATCAAGAAAAGCGCAAAGGCCGGGCCGAAAGCGACAAAAGTGCATCCAAAAAACACTGCGGCCCCCATGGCTGGGCagctgggggcggggtggagaCCCGGCcaagagaggggaaggggaggagcacGCCAGCTAGGGTGTCCGCGTGGGGTGGCGACGCGACCCCGTGAGGGGCGCGGTGCAATGTCACCCCCGGACCCCCGGGGAAGGCGGGGATATCGAAACCCCAGACACAAGTCCGCGCGACTTCCTCTACGGAAGCCGAGGAGGGAACAAAcccctttgcagcctcatggCCACCTCCCATCTAATCCCCACCCCCTGGAGGCCAATGGAGGGAGAATCCGTGGGGGCGGAGCTGCCGTGGTGGGGCGTGGCTTCACGACCTGCTGGGAGTTGTAGTCCAGCTTTCCTTGCGCTGGACCTCGGACCTGGGAGTGGCTCCTGCCGGTTAAAGCAgcgggctgggccctgcccaggttCCTTGGTTCGGTTCGGTTCAGCTTTGGTCGCTGTTTCCTTTCGTTATTTTATGGGGCAGGGTGGTAGCAATCCTACCTTTTCTTGAAGAGCTGCAGAGGGGGAAGATCCTGTTAGAAACTAAAGAACAAATACAAAGAAATCACAGGATAGAGGGTGCCGGGAGATAGGGACGGGTATTGTTCTTACTTGAATGAGAGGAAATGAACTGGAGATACTGCCCAAGAAATGAAGGTTACACTTAAAAGTAGGTGCGCTTTGAACAGGCTAGTGTAGGAAAAATACAATACGGTGTCGCTAATGAAGCTTTCATCTGTTATGACAAGcgaataagaaagaaataaaaggagcctGGATAGCAATGTTAGGTAGGTTAGAGGGGATTTTGAGTTAGAATTGGGAGTTAAAGCTGTTCGTAAAAAGCAATTATAGCTGTGGAGTTGAAGGAAAActatccccctccccccacaccacCAAAGTTACTCAGTTCCCTTTATGTCATACTTCctctatttattttctgaaaatgaatatCAGTGGTGTCTTTTCCTCAgactgggggaagggaagggaaggcacAAGGGATGTAttttagagagaaagaaagttaAAATGTAAGAGGGTACTGTACTTCATTTGGATGGGGGTAGGGTTAGTCCTTAGGAAGGATATTTTGGCAAAAGAGTGCCAGGATGGGAAGGTGAGGAAAACTGGAACATTGCTTTTGAGAAAGTTATCAAAGTACCCCCCAAACACTATAAAAATTGTTCAAAGAGAGCCAGGCTTCCTTTCCTTCTGGAAATGATTTATGGCAATGCATAGATGTATATCCACATAagagttttacattttttctggaaaattctggaaagcaGCTGAAGGAGTAGATTATATAGAATTATATGAGAACATCCTGGTTGGTGCTCAAGACTCTATATTGTTTTGCTTCTGAGCATAGCAATCCAGAAGAGATGTGGAGAAGACATCATCTCTCCTCTGAGCTGTTATCACAGCGTCTTCTGACTTAGGAACAGGTGCCAAACCTATCTTGTTCATTAGTGTTTCCACGGAGACTTGCATAGTGCCTGGCTCCTGGTAGATGTTGAATAGATTTTTATTAACTCTCTTAAATGGTCACTAGACcattgtttatttgttcattaactccctttattgtttatttattatttgtttattaactCCCTTAAATGGTCACTAGAACAAATggtcactagaccattcaggtatgacctaaataaaatctcttatgattatacagtggaagtgagaaatagatttaagggactagatctgatagatagagtgcctgatgaactatggacggaggtttgtgacattgtacaggggacagggatcaagaccatccccatggaaaagaaatgcaaaaaagcaaaatggctgtctagggaggccttacaaatagctgtgaaaagaagagaagcgaaaagcaaaggagaaaaggaaaaatataaacatctgaatgcagagttccaaagaatagcaagaagagataagaaagcctttctcagcgatcaatgcaaagaaatagaggcaaacaacagaatgggaaagactagagatctcttcaagaaaattagagataccaagggaacatttcatacaaagatggcctccataaaggacagaaatggtatggacctaacagaagcaaaagatattaagaagaggtggcaagaatacacagaagaactgtacaaaaaaagatcttcacaaccaagataatcacgatggtatgaacactcacctagagccagacatcctagaatgtgaagtcaagtgggccttaggaagcatcactacgaacaaagctagtggaggtgatggaattccagttgagctatttcaaatcatgaaagatgatgctgtgaaagtgctgcactcaacatgccagcaaatttggaaaactcagcagtggccacaggactgaaaaaggtgttttcattccaatcccaaagaaaagcaatgccaaagaatgctcagactcctgtacaattgcactcatctcacacgctagc
It includes:
- the CA14 gene encoding carbonic anhydrase 14 isoform X3, whose product is MLNRLFKELFASNPGSPPSPRTPVQSHLKSRRQLEVAGQQVKTPKKEVIWILTANGGQHWTYEGPHGQDHWPASYPECGSNAQSPINIQTDSVTFDPDLLPLQPHGYEQPGTEPLNLHNNGHTVQLSLPSTLYLEGLPRKYVAAQLHLHWGQKGTPWGSEHLINGKATAAELHIVHYDSESYESLSEAAQRPQGLAVLGILIEVGETKNPAYEYILSHLHEIKHKEDLHTSLQCERAAPAAAGTVLPLQRLAYHSALLPECALDSLPSKGPDFHGTVGPSYTTGEMLSLGVGILVGCLCLLLAVYFIARKIRRKRLRNRKSVVFTSARATEA
- the CA14 gene encoding carbonic anhydrase 14 isoform X1; translation: MLNRLFKELFASNPGSPPSPRTPVQSHLKSRRQLEVAGQQVKTPKKEVIWILTANGGQHWTYEGPHGQDHWPASYPECGSNAQSPINIQTDSVTFDPDLLPLQPHGYEQPGTEPLNLHNNGHTVQLSLPSTLYLEGLPRKYVAAQLHLHWGQKGTPWGSEHLINGKATAAELHIVHYDSESYESLSEAAQRPQGLAVLGILIEVGETKNPAYEYILSHLHEIKHKDQKTSIPPFNVRGLLPPLLAQYFRYNGSLTTPPCYQSVLWTVFHRRAQISTEQLEKLRETLFSTEEEPSEPLVQNYRAPQPLNQRMVFASFIQVGPSYTTGEMLSLGVGILVGCLCLLLAVYFIARKIRRKRLRNRKSVVFTSARATEA
- the CA14 gene encoding carbonic anhydrase 14 isoform X5, whose protein sequence is MLFFTLLLEVIWILTANGGQHWTYEGPHGQDHWPASYPECGSNAQSPINIQTDSVTFDPDLLPLQPHGYEQPGTEPLNLHNNGHTVQLSLPSTLYLEGLPRKYVAAQLHLHWGQKGTPWGSEHLINGKATAAELHIVHYDSESYESLSEAAQRPQGLAVLGILIEVGETKNPAYEYILSHLHEIKHKDQKTSIPPFNVRGLLPPLLAQYFRYNGSLTTPPCYQSVLWTVFHRRAQISTEQLEKLRETLFSTEEEPSEPLVQNYRAPQPLNQRMVFASFIQVGPSYTTGEMLSLGVGILVGCLCLLLAVYFIARKIRRKRLRNRKSVVFTSARATEA
- the CA14 gene encoding carbonic anhydrase 14 isoform X2, which produces MRVRAEIQAYQRPFLTGTSSPGPHGQDHWPASYPECGSNAQSPINIQTDSVTFDPDLLPLQPHGYEQPGTEPLNLHNNGHTVQLSLPSTLYLEGLPRKYVAAQLHLHWGQKGTPWGSEHLINGKATAAELHIVHYDSESYESLSEAAQRPQGLAVLGILIEVGETKNPAYEYILSHLHEIKHKDQKTSIPPFNVRGLLPPLLAQYFRYNGSLTTPPCYQSVLWTVFHRRAQISTEQLEKLRETLFSTEEEPSEPLVQNYRAPQPLNQRMVFASFIQVGPSYTTGEMLSLGVGILVGCLCLLLAVYFIARKIRRKRLRNRKSVVFTSARATEA
- the CA14 gene encoding carbonic anhydrase 14 isoform X4; protein product: MGWREVHVRLHVGPHGQDHWPASYPECGSNAQSPINIQTDSVTFDPDLLPLQPHGYEQPGTEPLNLHNNGHTVQLSLPSTLYLEGLPRKYVAAQLHLHWGQKGTPWGSEHLINGKATAAELHIVHYDSESYESLSEAAQRPQGLAVLGILIEVGETKNPAYEYILSHLHEIKHKDQKTSIPPFNVRGLLPPLLAQYFRYNGSLTTPPCYQSVLWTVFHRRAQISTEQLEKLRETLFSTEEEPSEPLVQNYRAPQPLNQRMVFASFIQVGPSYTTGEMLSLGVGILVGCLCLLLAVYFIARKIRRKRLRNRKSVVFTSARATEA
- the APH1A gene encoding gamma-secretase subunit APH-1A — translated: MGAAVFFGCTFVAFGPAFALFLITVAGDPLRVIILVAGAFFWLVSLLLASVVWFILVHVTDRSDARLQYGLLIFGAAVSVLLQEVFRFAYYKLLKKADEGLASLSEDGRSPISIRQMAYVSGLSFGIISGVFSVINILADALGPGVVGIHGDSPYYFLTSAFLTAAIILLHTFWGVVFFDACERRRYWALGLVVGSHLLTSGLTFLNPWYEASLLPIYAVTVSMGLWAFTTAGGSFRSIQRSLSCRRQEDSRVMVYSALRIPPED